A genomic stretch from Silurus meridionalis isolate SWU-2019-XX chromosome 1, ASM1480568v1, whole genome shotgun sequence includes:
- the si:dkeyp-67f1.2 gene encoding protein FAM3C isoform X2, giving the protein MKYQGVHKIETSSDCVSLGCCPHDHQCPADHFPFFLRSGAGNIVGPKICFNNQIIMSGAQNNVGLGVNVAIVAGETGNILKSDYFKIHSDELLDFLKTVKEGNIVLVASYEDPAAQLTDEVRELFAGMGSSMVHSVKYRDSWVFAGEWRLNWESPFEKLIVNDKKTNAYGDWPEMVELSGCFPRKV; this is encoded by the exons ATGAAATATCAAG GGGTGCACAAAATCGAAACTTCATCAGACTGTGTTTCTCTAG GCTGCTGTCCACATGACCACCAGTGCCCTGCAGACCACTTCCCCTTTTTTCTGCGCAGTGGGGCTGGCAATATTGTCGGGCCAAAGATCTGCTTTAACAACCAGAT TATCATGTCAGGAGCACAAAACAATGTTGGTTTGGGAGTGAACGTCGCAATAGTGGCTG gtgaAACTGGGAACATATTGAAGAGTGATTATTTTAAGATCCACTCTGATG AATTGCTTGACTTTCTAAAGACAGTAAAAGAAGGAAATATAGTTTTAGTAGCCTCATATGAAGACCCTGCAGCACA GTTGACAGATGAAGTCAGAGAGCTGTTTGCTGGAATGGGCAGCAGTATGGTCCACTCTGTGAAGTACAGGGACAGCTGGGTGTTTGCAGGGGAATGGAGACTAAATTGGGAGAGTCCATTTGAGAAG CTCATCGTGAATGATAAGAAGACGAATGCATATGGCGATTGGCCAGAGATGGTGGAGCTCAGTGGCTGCTTTCCCAGAAAGGTTTGA
- the si:dkeyp-67f1.2 gene encoding protein FAM3C isoform X1: MKYQDLAFAVTFVVIIVLVWDFFYKDTFVQVGVKWVHKIETSSDCVSLGCCPHDHQCPADHFPFFLRSGAGNIVGPKICFNNQIIMSGAQNNVGLGVNVAIVAGETGNILKSDYFKIHSDELLDFLKTVKEGNIVLVASYEDPAAQLTDEVRELFAGMGSSMVHSVKYRDSWVFAGEWRLNWESPFEKLIVNDKKTNAYGDWPEMVELSGCFPRKV; this comes from the exons ATGAAATATCAAG aTTTGGCTTTTGCTGTCACTTTTGTAGTCATCATAGTCTTAGTATGGGACTTCTTTTATAAGGACACATTTGTTCAAGTGGGAGTGAAAT GGGTGCACAAAATCGAAACTTCATCAGACTGTGTTTCTCTAG GCTGCTGTCCACATGACCACCAGTGCCCTGCAGACCACTTCCCCTTTTTTCTGCGCAGTGGGGCTGGCAATATTGTCGGGCCAAAGATCTGCTTTAACAACCAGAT TATCATGTCAGGAGCACAAAACAATGTTGGTTTGGGAGTGAACGTCGCAATAGTGGCTG gtgaAACTGGGAACATATTGAAGAGTGATTATTTTAAGATCCACTCTGATG AATTGCTTGACTTTCTAAAGACAGTAAAAGAAGGAAATATAGTTTTAGTAGCCTCATATGAAGACCCTGCAGCACA GTTGACAGATGAAGTCAGAGAGCTGTTTGCTGGAATGGGCAGCAGTATGGTCCACTCTGTGAAGTACAGGGACAGCTGGGTGTTTGCAGGGGAATGGAGACTAAATTGGGAGAGTCCATTTGAGAAG CTCATCGTGAATGATAAGAAGACGAATGCATATGGCGATTGGCCAGAGATGGTGGAGCTCAGTGGCTGCTTTCCCAGAAAGGTTTGA